taagtttgtttctgaTCAACTGTCAACAGTATTTGATCAGAAAAGTATATTcatgattttatattatatagttgtacaaccttttaaaaaagcacATGTCAGATGTTATtagtgaaaatgaaataaagttaaataaaaataacttggGACTGGACTATGTGTCTTATACCCTTATGTAcacagttaaaaaatatatctgatGTCAATTCTTTGCTAAATATCTGtgattatgttttaataaaaatggcacaataaactattattttcatttatacttgttttttttttttttttttttttaacatggaAGTAGCAGATAaatgtaatttctttattttatctgCTAGAAAAATGTGTGAAAATCAATAACTGCTGAGCAAGTTTGATTTTACATTcatgatttgaaaaaatttgaatatgttTCAAAGGAGACGTGTAGTAAatgtcaacacaaaaaaatccaatCAACATCTAGAGGACAACAAACCTTCTTTTACAAACTTTATCAAATTCAGATGCAAGAGTACCGACTGCCTCTGGATGTTAAATACACATATGTGTGGTGTATATGTCTCTTAGTATACAAATAATATTCTTTCCACCATCCTagttaatttgaattttgttttattagtttcATTAGTTAATTTTCAGCTCAACTTTCCAAAGGATATTTAAGCTTTTGCCATCACTATGTCTGTTGGTGTCCATTgttgagttggttgaccgttatggaatcactgtttcacaaatgatatctgatatgtttcttacgttgtaactacaatcacattcccttttatgaatgtgacctacagaattagaatatttactggatttgttatcacataagcaacacgacaggtgccacatgttgggcaggatctgcttacccttccatggcacctgagatcactcctattttttggtggggtttgtgttgtttattctttagctTTCTATGTTCTGTCATGTGCAcgattgtttgtttgtttgtcttttcaattttagccatggcattgtcagtttattttcgatttatgagtttgactatccctttggtatcgttcgtcACCCTTTTGTCAGTTGTCtggtgtaaactatttcaaacatctTGATTCTCTTCTGAGACTACTGAACATATTCCACCAAACTCTAGCTCAATGGTTCCTAGAGTAtcttaaagacaaaatatagaggtaaaatcaagtttttatttaatatctcaaaatcttaagcatttagagcaaatctgacattgataaaaagtttattaatGGGTCAAGTTCTATTACACTGACATTTTTAGATCAATATAATAATCCAATTTTTGGTTGCTGCCattaaattggtaatttttaggacAATTTgcagtttttagctcaccttccTAAAAGGAAAAATAAGCTTTTGTCATCACTTTGTGTCTGTCCTTGTCCATTTTTGTTCGACCAgtgtaaattatttgaaacatcTTCTCTGAAACAACTAAACTAATTCCAACCATACTTTAGCTGAATGATCCTTAGGgtattttgaataaagattGTGTTTATCTCTCTGTTTCActaaaaacatggccgccatatAACAAAATAGATCAGagtgtcatatggtattttgaacctcATGGAAAATTGACCCAGGGGACATAAAACTGCTATAGTAAAGTAAATCTCCTAATAATAAATTGAACCATGTGTGGAACATTTACCCCCATGGTAAATTTAACATCTCAATTATTATCCTTCTAGATAACTATTAGAACATTATACATTATTATAAAGCTGATTATAGATTGAAAATCAGACAAAATTGGGAGGTAAATTTTCCATGGGAGGAACAAAATTCCATGGCTTGGTATAAGTGCTCAGAAcaacatttcatttaatatactTATTGAAGCATTATGACTAGAAAAACTATGGTTTAGtcaaattttccaaaaatcttTTCCAGCGCGGtcaatacatacaaactacttattggagtattattactatggaAAGGAGTTATTTtagctagattttttttttagaaatatgagGTCTATAGTACGGGGTTTGGTATCCTatggtaaaaaagggggggggggggggggtcaaaatacaaaaatgtttctaacattttaaatagatgtaaactacttattggagtattacaACAATGTAATGGAGTGTTgataatagatttttttgaaataagaGGTCTATACTCCAACAATAGTAGGAGGGTTCAATAAACCATGACAGAGGGGTCAAAGTACCATGATTTAGTCAGATTTTCCAAACATCTTTTCCTGCacattaaatacatacaaacaacttATTGGAGAATAATAACTGTGTGAGGGAGTACTTTTATCTACAGTTTTTGGAATGTTCTATAGTAGGGGGCCAATATACCATGGCTAGGGGGTCAATAAAAACTCAATATACCATGgctaattaaaattttcaaaaatcttttccAAGCATGATTAAAAGATGTCAACTACATATTGGAGTATCATAACTATGTAAAGAGTTCTGatagttagatttaaaaaaaaatagagatcTATACCTATAAAGGGTTCAATATATCATGGCAGGGGGTAAACATACCATGGtgaagtaaaattttcaaaacattttcccTAGCTTGTTAAAGGCATACAACCACTTATTAGAGTATTATTAATGTTTAAAGGAGTTAGAACAGCTAGAACTTTTGAAATTAAGAGAATAAAAGTGCAGATTAATACACCATAGCACATGGTCAAAAACCATAGCGTAAGAAAATTCTTCAACCATCTTTTCCAACATTTTAAATTCACACCACCTACTAATTGGCATATAACTCTGTATAAGTTTTGAAATTGCTGGTGTAAAAGGCGGGGGCAATATACCATGGTAGGGGAGGTCGATCACAATACCATAGCATGTTACATAGTTTGAGTATTATTGCTATGATAAGATATAATATATTTCCAATTACGGGTAGATAATAGTACATAGAATTTACATACATAATTACGACGAATTCAATAGACTGTTAAAAATGTAAAGGAATACATATTGTTAGAACTTTTGAAATAAGAGGGATCAATATACCATGGATAGTAGTAATACTCCAATAGGTTGTTGGTATGTTTTTAACATGCTATatagatgtttttttatatacttagccatggtatttgaATTCCCTGCCATGGTACATTGAACCCCCTAACTATAGACcttcaatttagaaaaaaaatcatagcaaACATATTGTACATATAATAAACTACAATATTGTTTATCTAAAACGGAGGggtttaatttttcattgtgGATTCAAAATACCATATTGGAAAAATGACACCCGGATTAAAATATCATGCGTTATTATGATCCCGAggtcaaatttcaaaatagtattttgaccccggggtcaCTTTTTATAGAGTTCCAAGTGACAATAGGGATAAAAAGCAGTTGGTGGCTTATATCTTAACGACCACTTATTAGAgtttttttaatgtgtaaatGAAAAGCATTTTGAGCAAATCTGATTTAGGAAATAACGTTCACTATGCTAAGTTCTATCAGCCCTgcaatttttgaatatttctccATCCATCCATTCATCCATGAACttaactcattttatttattctaatactgatatcaaatgaaatactGATATCAAATGTAAGACAATTAAATCAATAATCATGACAAAGGGGtcaatattttagattttaacgagagaaatttatgtattacagaaaacttattacaccagggttttcgatatcacaaactagtcaaaacatttactaaattttatcatcggtataaggacatcattcttaaatatagctcaacatgcagacttcttatacgttcaggtatttcacatccaattttttatggaaatattctttataaagcacaaaaacgTCAATATTCACcccagaaactaacaaaacctttaaatagacttatcaagaagggatatagttacgatactgttgtaaggtcattaaaaattgcatattttggcgttactATTGATCCACTTAAAGGGTCTTTTCATCTCACATATGTTATGATAGGATGGCACTAAAcgccctaacgggaaggattgtgcctgatattcatatgatgaaatcataatctttcaatcagtttaactgaagtctggagctggcatgtcagttaactgctagtagtctgttgttatttatgtattattgtcattttgtttattttttttggttacatcttctgacatcagactcggacttctcttgaattcaattttaaaggtgcgtattgttatgcatttacttttctacattgacgagaggtatagggggagggttgagatctcataaacatatttaaccccgccgcggcatttttgcgcctgacccaagtcaggagcctctggcctttgttagtcttgtattattttaattttagtttcttgtgtacaatttggaaattagtatggcgttcattatcactgaactagtatatatttgtttaggggccagctgaaggacgcctccgggtgcgggaatttctcgctatattgaaaacctgttggtgTCCTTCCactgttgtttgttctatggtcgggttgttgtctctttgacacattccccatttctattctcaattttattaatacaatattcgacatacttttgatatttatcaaTCTGATGATCCTGattgtcatataaatatttgtttgtttttatcgaGATAACTTGAAACGACTACACccaaatgataatttaattttgataactaatatATATCTATGATTTATTATGTTGTTATCATGCAAAAGCATATAcattgttgtatatatatgtaaattatagAAATCATGGACAGAGAAGACCGTAGACGATTCTTTGTTATTGGGTCTGTGTTTCTAGAAGTTGTGACTCCTGTGTTTAGAAGACAACTAGAAAAGAACTATTCTAAAGCTGCATTCAGTTGCTTGCATGATTTCATAAACAACCAACCTGTAGTTCACACTTTGTTCCATTTAAATCACAGATATACATGGTATTGCTGTGTTGATAGCACAAACTGTATTGCCAGACAAAAACTTCCACTAAACAACTATCAATGGAACCTATTGTATACAGAGAATCCTGGACCAGGTAAACACCACTGTCACTGTAAATATACAGCTAAACCTGTCCAACTTGATGACCTTGATATCACCTTGATGGCACTCATCCTTGTCAACTGCTTCACCTTGAGACCAGCTGAAGAGCAGGCAGTCAGGTCTCTTAGGCAGTACAAAAATGATTATCTTAGTCATAACACAAACGGCGGTATAACTGAACCAAAGTACAACTCACTGTGGCCAGATCTGACATATCATATCCTTCAGCTTGACCCCTCCAGACAGAGTGACCTTGATGAAATGAAGAACAGACCTCTTGATGAACAACTGTGTAAACAATACTACATACACCTGTCAGATTTAAACAAGAGATTTGAGGAGGTAGTTACAACTATGCAATAgttgataaaaacatatttttacttattaataGCGCATTCGGCGCTCAAATTCACTTAGCTTTTTCAATTATTGCAATAACTTTctgtcaaaaaatatttatttcttgtctaacaaatacttaaaaatttcgattaaaaaaaagtattcaaacatttaacctcaataaaatatagaatggaaatagggaatgtggcaaagagacaacaaccagatcATAGAACAGCAGAAGATCctcaataggtcttcaatgtaacgagaaaatCCCACTTGTTCAGTgacaatggacgtcatacttaacttcGAATTATACAAGTTTATATTCCCAAAATGATATCCATGTATGCAAATTAAATTTAACGCTAGTGCGCGGCCAATTAATTGGTCTTttacgcagcgagaaaatctcGCTCCCCCAGATGGGCTTTAGCTGACCCCTTCAGGGCATACGATACATCTACAgaggaggtaatgacgttgcttaCGTAAAttgtaatgttattttcgcgacatCAAACTATGACTTATCGGGAAAAGATTCAgttttaaactgaattttttcatataaacttatataacttgaaaacgagttcatggaccctcTTGTTTAAAATGCAAGTTTGATTACGCGAGAAGATTATGTGTGCCAATTTTCATAAATAgtgctttttgttttaaatatacagcaaaaaaatatgtttttttttctacattcatgaacatttgataaaaaaaaacttatttctgaataaaaaatgtataaatttttaaGATGCCTATAAAATATAGACATtccaaattatttaacaaaaaacaatttgtatttgtcttttcaaacaaaaaagttatgtctttctatCGAAAGAGAAAATACGGCAAAaaatccgaattttgagcaaatatacaacaTTTGTCGACCTGATTCTACTGACTAAAAattagcacatgaaggtatatttttaattacatatttgattcAATCAAGTAAAAATAGTCTATatggacatttttattttatcaaatgtacataagggatcaaaactgtatcgtatgcccttaaataaattgatgacataaatgaaaaagtcgGCGAAACTGTTGGATTGTCTTAAAACGAAACAAtgtgatgtcatatgtatactCACGATGTCAAACATATACACATGAACACTGTACATTATTATACCTTTTGTACGCTTCAGTATGGATTCAACATTGacaaaaagaatattttgaGGCTCAAAATGTGACTTCTGTAAGATATagcataccccccccccccaaaaaaaaaaaaaaaaaaattaaataaatatcagaATTAAGAATGATGACTTTATTAGTTACAGATTCGTAGAACGTGGAATTCActcctttaaaatattttttagttacaaacaaaattaaattgcattacaatcagtggttgtcgtttgtaactacatgtacatgtatgttacatatttctgtttcgttcattattttgtacatatattatgCCGTTttactcgtttgaattgtttaacatttttcactTTTATCACTGATTATACGGTTtgaattttctcttttttgaaGACCGTATGGTAACATATAGTtgtataatttctgtgtcattttgtgttTCTACTGACAGCTGTACAATAAACATATGTAACACATACTATGCAAAGTTTAAAGAAATAATCTGTCTTTTCTACCATCAGTTTGAAGTTTACCTCAAAGAGACAAATACGTCTGTACAAGGGATGAGAACGGATGTCAATGGCATTAGTACTGCATTACAGGGTATAGGAGGGAATATTCATGGAATAGATAGATCAGTACAAGCGGTAAACAACAGACTTCAATGCATTGATGGATCAGTACAATTGGTTAACACTACCGTACAAGGCATGGGTGGATCAGTACAAGGGATAACGACCACTCTTCAAGAAATGAACTCATCTATACAAACAGCTGTTCAAGAAATTCCTCTGATAAATGATGCATTACAGGTGATATTTATACATGAAGCAAAATAATtgaatgagattttttttcattaaaaactagCTGTTGGAGAAGTGTAGTGGTGCGTTCCTTGACCTAGTTGATTGTTTAGCGCATTCCCATAGCTGCGCTAGTAGACTTCTTATTCAAAGCAGTTTGTAAAGCAATATATTTTTGAAGCAGGGGTCTCATGTTCAGAACATTGCAGCTCGTAGTGTTTTTGGATGATATCATgctgttttatataaaacactTTATACAAGCCTCTTTTTAAATCACTCAGCGTGttgatatagtatttttttatcattacatGGCGATATTCATCTTCATCGTctgataaatgtttaaaaaaaaattcctcttTTGGTAAATTGGAACCAAGCTCGGCCACAATTATtctttttgattaaatttttataatgtgGTCCATGTTCTTGCTTGCCATCCGTCAATAGCACACGGATTAGAAGAAAGTATCGtccattgtttttaaaactgcAATAGATCTAACAGTGGTTAAAATGTTAAGAATAACAAGATTTCCTACTACTCATTTGGACTATAATAGGATTATTACCCTTAATTGACGTCTTTTACCAGACCTTTTTTCAAGTTTGGCAATTTTTCTTGAACAAGATAATAGACGAGCaaatagttgtcaaaggtaccaggattataattaaatacgtATAGTTCgccggacgcgcgtttcgtctacatatgacGTGACACTATAAATGACACAAATGATCAGCAGGATAAGTTCCTTAGGTATGACAACCCTAATGGAAGTCATTACCCTTGAAACATTATTCAACcctatttttatcttttttggtACTCATAGTAGCTGGAAAGAATcgaaaaaaaccaagaaaaaataataattacaccAGCATAACCAATCcactacaaataagtcaaacattGTAAAAATGGCGAGTCACATCATTTTATGTGTTGTTGAACTTGGAATACATTGATTGccaatttatatataactttagtatgtacatgtacactgtAACAACAATATTTCTATCCGAAAAAGATTTTTAGATAGGCGAGCTTTGGCAAAATTGTCATTCGACTTCacataggagttattgccctaaaaaactattttcttatttttgtgttCCTGCAGAAATTATAGTGAGCAGAAAGAAACCGTAAACTGCAAAATATCAGAAATATAAGATTGACAAATACATCAAAAACCAACAGAGCTGTTTATGGCTTCCTCATATAATAATAACCCTGTAAAGGTCTTTTTTTGGCGAAATGTTTAGAATATGTTTACAATCGGTTACTGTATACATCCGTATTTTCTAAATCAGCATGACAATAACTGCTTATTAATCAACATGAAGGATTTTCTAAGATGACTCTGTAGGAGTTGTGTACATTGAATTACAACTAtgaagcattttttttacttcgTAGCTATTACcttttagaattattttcaaaatattgtatcAGTTActagtaaatgaaaaatatcaagTGAACAATACAatctctttagagcctctagttataa
Above is a window of Mytilus trossulus isolate FHL-02 chromosome 4, PNRI_Mtr1.1.1.hap1, whole genome shotgun sequence DNA encoding:
- the LOC134715243 gene encoding uncharacterized protein LOC134715243, giving the protein MDREDRRRFFVIGSVFLEVVTPVFRRQLEKNYSKAAFSCLHDFINNQPVVHTLFHLNHRYTWYCCVDSTNCIARQKLPLNNYQWNLLYTENPGPGKHHCHCKYTAKPVQLDDLDITLMALILVNCFTLRPAEEQAVRSLRQYKNDYLSHNTNGGITEPKYNSLWPDLTYHILQLDPSRQSDLDEMKNRPLDEQLCKQYYIHLSDLNKRFEEFEVYLKETNTSVQGMRTDVNGISTALQGIGGNIHGIDRSVQAVNNRLQCIDGSVQLVNTTVQGMGGSVQGITTTLQEMNSSIQTAVQEIPLINDALQKLLCYAEKREPRENIDIHRQERKSYILGQDIFYQHHQFTIESSFFYFYNKAVITDDGHIAYTRFGINTVEIHNTDGARFGRIHLHGQPFDITVVKNSTVAVTLPYSIDILDINNKQKVKSIQLSTECRGITTINNKLVVGCPGRLLIIDPQTEKVEKSIDTYGCYPMRLCGSGDGIFYGNGLNHYLYHYNHSNNKISHIELKARVSCMTILKDGSVYVLCKDGPVHVSSDGKEYKKVTIKGLTSLIWTSGISYNPVQKKLAIFNEDAISVFNEY